In the Salvia miltiorrhiza cultivar Shanhuang (shh) chromosome 8, IMPLAD_Smil_shh, whole genome shotgun sequence genome, gagtattatatatgaaacaaattaatttaGTAACACAAATTATATTAGAATTGTATACATCTAATTTGACTACCACATTTTAATATATGCACTCACGTATGCGAACATCTACACTTCTAAAATGATGTGTGCTAGTTTTATATCTAACTTAATTAcctttaaataaagaaatatgcAAATATTAACACaaagtattaaaatttaaacttaaaatcTATTTATTgacattaaattaaattgattaattgatttaaagattgaaattctttaaacaaattaattacatatacatatatctatctatatatattgatgtaaataataattaaattaatcattaTTAATGGTGATATTGATAAATTTTTGGAGGGAAAATTTTGACCAATTGATTTAACTTTTTTATATAGATTTCAGCATTACATCAATCACAAAAGATTGTTACACATCTTTAGTTATCTTCTTTTTCTACTCTTCTCTAACGGGTATACTCCCTCCATCGGCGGGGGATCAGCAATATCAAACAGAAATcgtcaaatcaaatcaaatcgaaCCAAAAAATGACATACTTGGTTTGATTTTTGTAAGTCTAACGgtgcagatttttttttaaaatttgtatcgtcTCCTCTAAAACTAATTTTTTGTAGACGAAAGAAGTATTTTCAAATATCACTACAGCATTCCATgtttaaagaaaaaagaagaagaaaaattgaaatatatattaatgatatatatatatatatatagggtcaagttaaacagagaattattatatatttcactttgaacaagtctatacatgttacgaacagatcaacataacaaacgaacagacgtatttagtaaaaacatagaaaaactcgccaccagcaggattcgaacccggggcaaattgctgttcatgcggtacattgatttgttcgtaaaaattgtagatctgttcgtttttgtttcacgtattctctattctctaaatatttagcattctctgtttaacatttctctctatatatatatatataatataataatttaattggtGTTAATTTATTAGTTTAGACATGAATTAAAAGGATAGTAGACGATGATCATGCCATGGACCAAGTAATGGGCACAATCCCAAGGTTCTCATCCAGCCCCAGCGCCTTCCACACGGCGTCGGAGCCGTCGACGATGTTGTTCTTGCACGGCGGCTGCCCCGCGTGCTCCGCGTCGCAGCCGTACCTCGAGTCGCACTCGTCCACCACCTTCGCCGTCGTGCTCCGCCCGTTGCTGCTCGCCACGATGCGTATCAGCTTCCCGCACCTCGACCCGCCGGCGTACCACCCCGTCGACAGCGCCACCACTCGCTCGCTGTTGCTGTGGTACTGACCGTCGCACTCCGACGGAgccccgccgtcgccgccggggCTGAAGTCGTTCAAGGTGAGCTTCGCCGCCGTGGAGGAGGTTACCGGAGGAGAACACGTGTATTGGGGGTACGGTGTCCCGTTGCAGTAAAGCGTGCCGTAAGGATTGCACgtccctccgccgccgccgccgccgccgccgctgctacAGATGTGAGTTCCGACGTCGGGATCGTCGGTGCATTTGCCGTTAATGCAGATTAATTGGCCGGCGCAGTCGTTTAGGGTTTGGCATGGGCCATTGCAGGAAGATTGTGCATTTCCAAGGGTAAAAATGGTAATTCCAGCGGTTAGGAAAAGGGAAAGAGAGATTAGGATAGTGTTTGCCATTATGTATGGATtgatgaagttttcttgtggcTTAGATAAAGGTGAAGAGGGTTTGCATCTATTTATAGTGTTGAATGGGAATAATATGCAAGTTGGCATGGAATAATGGAATTCTTTTTATTCTTTGGATATGGAAAATATGAGAATCTCAAGTCATTCAACCTACatgaaattatttatcttttattcattttataaattttatagacctaaagaaaataaaaaaaggaaataggTGATAATATTTATTAGAAATAAGTAGTAGGGCCGACCATGACATTCCGGAGGCCCTAggcgaaaaggaaaaaaaatggctCCCTTAGAAAATGAAGCTTCGATCATTTTGTAGCAAACTTGAGATAGTTGCACAGTTGTAACATTGCTATAAAGTGCAATAAACAACTGTAACATCACTATAAAGTGCCATAAACCATAAAACAAcgatcaaataattataaaaataaattaaatcttctATTATTTTGAGAAGCAAAATCATCAATGACCTCTTCAAGATTAAGCATAAAATCACTAATAACcacaaatatgattttttttaataagttgTTGGTAATGCATGAATAGTCATTCAAACTTGGATTCGAATCctataatgatgatgatgatgatgatgatgatgatgatgatgatgatgattattattatattattattattatttatctagTTTgcctttaattattatttattgtcATTATTAGCTATTaatattactaattaataattacttaTCATAGTTATAGTTATTTATTATaccattattatttttatttatttttgctattgATTATcattgttttattattattattattattattattattattattattattattattattattattattattatgactactt is a window encoding:
- the LOC131000072 gene encoding kiwellin-like; its protein translation is MANTILISLSLFLTAGITIFTLGNAQSSCNGPCQTLNDCAGQLICINGKCTDDPDVGTHICSSGGGGGGGGGTCNPYGTLYCNGTPYPQYTCSPPVTSSTAAKLTLNDFSPGGDGGAPSECDGQYHSNSERVVALSTGWYAGGSRCGKLIRIVASSNGRSTTAKVVDECDSRYGCDAEHAGQPPCKNNIVDGSDAVWKALGLDENLGIVPITWSMA